GTCGGTGCGCGCAAACAATTTCCAGTCGACATGTTTGGTCGACTCGCCCTGGTTATACAAGCGGTGTTCGGCAAATTCAACCGAAAATCCATGAAACGGACTTCGATGCAAACCGGTTATAAACCCTTCAACAACCTCGTGAGCCACCAGCCCCAGGTTATCAAAACGGTGAAATTGTTCTATGTCGATCAGGTTCTTCAAAATGATAAAAAGAAAAGCAATGTTGTTTTACTGATCACCCTTCGACTAAGCTCAGGGTGACTGACGGACAGCGCTTCATCGAAGTCTTGTAATAAAAAAAGAAAACTGTCATTCCGGAGATGGGAAAAAGTTACTCTTTTAACCAAGAGATTTCTCCTCGCATACTCATCGAAATGACAGCTCAGAAAAAAATGCTATTACAGCAGTGCGTTAAGCTTGTCGATGAAAGCTTGTTTTGGAGCAGCTCCAACTTGTTTATCAACAACTTCGCCGTTTTTCACAAACAATACTGTAGGAATGTTTCTGATTCCATACTTCATTGCAACATCCTGGTTGTTGTCAACATCAACTTTCCCGATTACTGCTTTGCCTTCGTACTCAGCAGACATTTCTTCAACAATAGGTGCAATCATTCGGCAAGGGCCACACCAAACTGCCCAAAAATCGATCATCACCGGTTTGTCTGAACTCATTACCAATTCTTCAAAATTGGCATCTGTAATTTCTAAAGCCATATTATTATCTTTTTATTATTGTATGTCGTTTCTCGGTTCTGCAAAATTAATTAATTCTGTAACTCATTTCCGGTTGCTCATCAAAAAAGTTCAGAAAACTATCCAAGGGATTTACCCTTGTAGTTCTTGAAAACATTTCAATGTACATATTGTTCTCGGTATCAAAAACATTAAACTTCAGCAGGGCTTTTCCTTTGTATTCTCCGGCCATTTGATCAACGCGTTTTACGAAGTCTTCGGTTAATGCTTTAAGCGGCACGTTAATGGTTAAACTTTTAATGTATTTTTCGCGCACATCATCGAGCAGCTCAATGCTGTTCACTTTATATTCGTAGAAATCGCTGTTAAAACGCTGCTTCACTGAACCTTTCACCATGATAAACAGCCCCATCTTACAGAATTTACTGAAATTCACATAGTCGTTTCCAAAGAAGAAAAGTTCTTTCGAGTCGGTATAATCTGTCAAAGTCATAACGGCATACATATTTCCGTTTTTCGACTGTCCTTCGCGCGCCGCCGTAACCATTCCTCCAAATGTAAAGTCTTTACCCTGATATTTCGAGATATCGTTGTTCAGGTCTTTCAGTGCCACATCTCTTGAGCAGAAATTGGTGATCTCCAGTCGGTAATCATCAAGCGGATGAGCAGTGAGATAAATACCAATCAGGTTCTTCTCTTTCTCCAGCAGAATTAGCTTTGCCCACTCATCAACTTTTGGAACAGGCGGCTTTTGAATGTCCTGTCCACCTGCCATTCCACCGAATAAACTTTGCTGTGCACTTTGTGCTTCCAGCTGGACGCGGTTACCGTACCGAATAAGTTTTTCGATGAAACTGGTGTCGTCGTTTTCATTTTCGCCGGCAAAAAAGCAACTACGATTTACGCCCTTCAAATTCTGGAATGCACCGGACATTGCTAATGCCTCAAGGTTCTTTTTATTTACTGATTGTAAGTTTACATGTTCAACCAAATCGTATATGGTATGAAAATGTCCGCGCTCGTTACGAACATCAATAATATGCTGAACCGCGCCGGATCCAACACCTTTAATAGCTCCCATCCCAAAACGTATATCGCCTTCCTTGTTGGCGGTAAACTTGATAAAACTCTCGTTTACATCCGGACCAAGAACATTCATTTTCATGCGTTTACACTCGGTCATCAACTTGGTAATATCAGTAATATTATTGAGATTTCGGCTAAGGTTGGCCGCCATAAACTCGGCCGGGTAATGCGCTTTTAAAAAGCCGGTTTGGTAAGCAATGTAAGCGTAACAAACCGAGTGCGATTTGTTAAATGCGTACGAAGCAAATGCCTCCCAGTCTTTCCATATTTTATTTATTACCTCCTCGGTCTTTTTACCTTTGTTCTTGCATTCATCAACAAACTGCCGGTTGGCCTTACAACCATCAACAAACTTAACTTTAAGCTTTTCCATTACCGACATAATTTTCTTACCCATCGCCTTACGCAGCGTATCCGAGTCACCACGGGTAAAGCCCGCCAGCAAACGCGAAAGTAACATCACTTGCTCCTGGAAAACGGTAATACCGTACGTATCACTAAGGTATTCTTCCATCATCGGCACATCGTAATCCACTTTCTGTCTACCGTGTTTACGTGCAATATAATCAGGAATGTATTCCATTGGTCCCGGTCGGTACAAGGCGTTCATGGCCACCAGGTCTTCAAAGCGGTTGGGCTTCAAATCGCGCAGGTGCTTTTTCATTCCGTCCGATTCAAACTGGAAGATAGCAGTGGTTTCGCCGTGACTAAAAAGCTCGAATGTCTTTTCATCATCCAACGGAATCTCATTTATCGGGACGTCGATTCCTTTCGATAGCTTGATGTTTTCTAAACACTCTTTTATAATCGACAGGGTTTTCAGTCCGAGGAAGTCCATTTTCAGCAAACCGATGTCTTCCACAAAACGACCATCATACTGAGTAGTCAGCAGATGCTCTTCGTCTTTAGTAGGCATCAACGGAATATGATCTGTCAGCGGATCGCGACTAATCAAAATTCCACAAGCGTGCACCCCTGTATTTCGCACCGAACCTTCGAGCTTTTCGGCATAATTCAGCGTATCAACAATCAGGGGAATTGGCGAATCCTTTTCTCGTGCCAGATCGGGACTTTCTTTAAAAGCCTTTTTGAAACTCATTTTCGGAGCCTCGGGCACCAACTTGGCCAAACGATCAGCTTCGGGCAAAGGCAGTTTCAACACACGAGCTACATCCCTGATAGAAGACTTGGTAGCCATGGTTCCGAAAGTACAGATGTGGGCGACTTTGTCCTTGCCATATTTATTAGTAACATAGTTAAGCACCTGTTGTCGTCCGTCATCATCAAAGTCGATATCGACATCGGGAAGTGATATACGGTCGGGGTTCAGGAAACGCTCAAAAAGCAAGTCGTACTTAATCGGGTCGATGTTGGTTATTCCGGCACAATAAGACACCGCCGCACCGGCAGCCGAACCACGTCCCGGCCCCACAATAACGCCATTATCTTTTGCCCAGTTGATAAAATCCTGTGTAATAAGGAAGTAACCGGGATAACCCATTGTTTTAATGGTATTCAGCTCAAAAATGAGGCGGTCTTCCACACTCTTTTCCAGCGGATCGCCATAACGTTCTTTTGCCCCTTCAAAAGAAAGGTGCTCCAAAAACGCCGACTCTAGTTTTACCCGAATTACTTTGTCGTATCCGCCCAAACGTTCAAAAGCCGCATCTCCAAATTCTTCGCGCAAATCAGCTTCTGAATATTTCTCCTTAAAACCTTCTTCGGTTCCAATTTCTTCAGGAATGGGGAACACCGGCATAATCGGCGAACAATTCAATTCAAAAGACTCAATTTTTTCGGCAATTTCGTTGGTATTTGCCAACGCATCCGGAAGGTCTTTAAAAAGCTCATTCATTTCGGATTGCGTTTTAAACCACTCCTGCTTGGTATAACGCATCCGGTTCGGATCGTCAAAATCTTTACCGGTATTCAGGCAGATCAACAAATCATGAGCTTCCGCATCCGATTCGTTTGTAAAGTGAATATCGTTGGTGGCAATTAATTTCACCCCCAGCTTTTTAGCCAGGGGAACCATTTGCTTATTCACTTTTACCTGCCAGTCGTAAACCTTTTCGCGCTCGTTTTGTGATTGCGCCGGATGCCGCATCAACTCCAGGTAATAATCTTCGCCAAATAGTTTTTTATACCATAAAATGGCGTCCTCGGCAGCCTTTATATTATTGGCCATTATATGCTGTGCAATCTCACCTCCCAAACAGGCCGATGATGCAATCAGCCCTTCGTGATATTTTTCGAGCAGCTCTTTGTCAATACGTGGCTTATAATAAAAACCAGAGGTTGTGGCTGTCGATATCAGTTTTATCAGGTTAATATAGCCGACCTTGTTTTTTGCCAGCAAAATAAGGTGGTGCCCCGAGCGGTCGACCTTATCGCTTTTATTATTAATGGTGCGGGCAGCAACATAAGTTTCACATCCCAAAATGGGTTTAATTTCAGCCTTTGAACAGGCTGCGTGAAATTCTTTAATGCCGAACATTGTTCCGTGATCGGTTAAAGCCAAAGCCGGCATGTTATCCGATTTTGCTTTGCCAACCAGGTCGTTGATACTGGCAGCGCCATCGAGAATAGAGTATTGCGAGTGTACGTGTAAATGCGTAAATGGAACCATAAAAACTATGCTAAAAAAGTTTTTAAAGATACCAATTCTCTACCCCTTATGCAGGGGATGTTAATAATTTTTGATGGAATTCTTGGAGCAAAAAAAGCCCCGATGCTTTGATCGGGACTGCTAGTCAATATTTTCGGCGATAAGCTTTGCCAGTTGTTCCATTTCCCCGGGAGGGAATTTTGTTTTGTCGGCAAAGTTCAGCAAATCGTGTTCGCTTTGCATAGGCACCAAATGAATGTGTGCATGTGGCACTTCGAGACCCAAAACCATTACCCCTACTTTTTTGCAGGGAACAGCTTTTTCCAATCCTTTGGCCACTTTTTTGGCAAACATCTGCAAACCGGCGTAGGTTTCATCATCCAAATCAAAAAGGTAGTCTACCTCTTTCTTCGGAATTACCAAAGTGTGTCCTTTTGCAGTTGGGAAAACGTCGAGAAAAGCAAAGTAATTCTCGTTCTCAGCTACTTTATACGAAGGAATCTCACCATTGATAATTTTTGTAAAAATGCTTGCCATGATTCTTAAATTGAAATTTCTACAATCTCAAAAGGTATTACTCCTGACGGAACTTTAATTTCAACCACATCGCCAACTTTTTTGCC
This is a stretch of genomic DNA from uncultured Draconibacterium sp.. It encodes these proteins:
- a CDS encoding HIT family protein, giving the protein MASIFTKIINGEIPSYKVAENENYFAFLDVFPTAKGHTLVIPKKEVDYLFDLDDETYAGLQMFAKKVAKGLEKAVPCKKVGVMVLGLEVPHAHIHLVPMQSEHDLLNFADKTKFPPGEMEQLAKLIAENID
- the dnaE gene encoding DNA polymerase III subunit alpha, which encodes MVPFTHLHVHSQYSILDGAASINDLVGKAKSDNMPALALTDHGTMFGIKEFHAACSKAEIKPILGCETYVAARTINNKSDKVDRSGHHLILLAKNKVGYINLIKLISTATTSGFYYKPRIDKELLEKYHEGLIASSACLGGEIAQHIMANNIKAAEDAILWYKKLFGEDYYLELMRHPAQSQNEREKVYDWQVKVNKQMVPLAKKLGVKLIATNDIHFTNESDAEAHDLLICLNTGKDFDDPNRMRYTKQEWFKTQSEMNELFKDLPDALANTNEIAEKIESFELNCSPIMPVFPIPEEIGTEEGFKEKYSEADLREEFGDAAFERLGGYDKVIRVKLESAFLEHLSFEGAKERYGDPLEKSVEDRLIFELNTIKTMGYPGYFLITQDFINWAKDNGVIVGPGRGSAAGAAVSYCAGITNIDPIKYDLLFERFLNPDRISLPDVDIDFDDDGRQQVLNYVTNKYGKDKVAHICTFGTMATKSSIRDVARVLKLPLPEADRLAKLVPEAPKMSFKKAFKESPDLAREKDSPIPLIVDTLNYAEKLEGSVRNTGVHACGILISRDPLTDHIPLMPTKDEEHLLTTQYDGRFVEDIGLLKMDFLGLKTLSIIKECLENIKLSKGIDVPINEIPLDDEKTFELFSHGETTAIFQFESDGMKKHLRDLKPNRFEDLVAMNALYRPGPMEYIPDYIARKHGRQKVDYDVPMMEEYLSDTYGITVFQEQVMLLSRLLAGFTRGDSDTLRKAMGKKIMSVMEKLKVKFVDGCKANRQFVDECKNKGKKTEEVINKIWKDWEAFASYAFNKSHSVCYAYIAYQTGFLKAHYPAEFMAANLSRNLNNITDITKLMTECKRMKMNVLGPDVNESFIKFTANKEGDIRFGMGAIKGVGSGAVQHIIDVRNERGHFHTIYDLVEHVNLQSVNKKNLEALAMSGAFQNLKGVNRSCFFAGENENDDTSFIEKLIRYGNRVQLEAQSAQQSLFGGMAGGQDIQKPPVPKVDEWAKLILLEKEKNLIGIYLTAHPLDDYRLEITNFCSRDVALKDLNNDISKYQGKDFTFGGMVTAAREGQSKNGNMYAVMTLTDYTDSKELFFFGNDYVNFSKFCKMGLFIMVKGSVKQRFNSDFYEYKVNSIELLDDVREKYIKSLTINVPLKALTEDFVKRVDQMAGEYKGKALLKFNVFDTENNMYIEMFSRTTRVNPLDSFLNFFDEQPEMSYRIN
- the trxA gene encoding thioredoxin → MALEITDANFEELVMSSDKPVMIDFWAVWCGPCRMIAPIVEEMSAEYEGKAVIGKVDVDNNQDVAMKYGIRNIPTVLFVKNGEVVDKQVGAAPKQAFIDKLNALL